In the genome of Ananas comosus cultivar F153 linkage group 11, ASM154086v1, whole genome shotgun sequence, one region contains:
- the LOC109716978 gene encoding 60S ribosomal protein L18a-like protein → MELGQLSDAKDSGVNYTLLRDEETLHAGIFDKPLPCFGCGLGWFSFLVGFLCPLFWYYATVLYLCNHYRKDPRERAGLAASAIAASICTVAAFITTIAILI, encoded by the exons ATGGAACTTG GGCAACTTTCTGATGCCAAGGACTCTGGCGTGAATTATACATTGTTAAGAGATGAAGAAACATTGCATGCGGGGATATTCGACAAGCCCCTTCCTTGTTTTGGCTGTGGGTTAGGATGGTTTTC TTTCCTTGTAGGATTTCTTTGCCCCTTGTTCTGGTATTACGCTACAGTTCTGTATTTGTGCAATCACTATCGCAAGGATCCTAGAGAGCGAGCTGGACTTGCAGCTTCTGCAATAGCA GCATCGATATGTACAGTTGCTGCCTTCATCACTACAATTGCCATCTTGATATAA